GATGGTCCTGCGGGACCCCGAACAGACGGCGTTCCGGGTCGTCACGATTCCGGAGACGATGGCCGTCCGCGAGACGGAGCGCTTGGTCGGGAAGCTCCGGGAGTTCGAGGTGCCGGTGACGACGCTGGTCGTGAACAAGGTCATCGAGGACGCCGGCGACTGCCAGCGCTGTCAGGGCAAACAGGCGGTGCAGGAGGAGGCGATAGCACAACTCCGGGAGTCGCTGCCCGACCTTGACGTGTGGACGATTCCCGACCAGTCCGGCGAGGTGACTGGTCTTAGCGCGCTGGAACGGGTCGCGGGCTCGTTAAGTGCTGTGGAGTGACCACTCTCCGTTTGCGGGTGACCCGTCGTGCGTAGAATACACGATTCGTCTGCAAACTTAACAACCGGAAAACACATACCGCCATAGATGAGTTGCTTGCGTGATGAATATTCGTCCGTTTCTTGCGGTGTTTCTCATCATCACTGTCGGTATCGTAGCTTCACTACTCCTGTTTCCCACCCTCTCTGCCCACAGCGGCCCGCCCGATGTAACGACGACTGACAAGCCGACGCTTGATCCATCTGTTCCAGCCCCATACCAAGGAACAAAAGCCGAACCCTCTGTCATCATCCAGGTCGGTGAAACTGGGAATGGCTTGCCGATTCAGGTTTGGAATGCTAGCCCGATGAATCGAACCGTATCCGTCGAGATAATACACAATGACAGTGATTCCTCAGTCGTAACCCGGACAGAAACACTCCCACCGAACGGGACACTTTGGTTGGAAATCCCGTCTCCAGGGTACCTCCTCACAGTGACGGACGAATCAACACAGACGACTGGAACGTACCCAGTAACAACTGACCATTTCGACTGTAATTCCCGGTTTGCAGAAGTCCGTATCGATAGCAACGGAACAGTTGGTTCTCGGACTGTCTCCACAAGTATGGGCTGTTGACGGTGCTCGCTGTACTAATCAGTGTGTCTGCACCCTGTACTGAATGAAGCGAATCGTTGCAGACCAAGGAGCTATGTGAACCGTTTGCTGACACCCTGCCCCAATAGCTAGCCGAACCCGACGGCGTTTTGACCCTCCCAGTCGCAGGTCCCGGTAATGGACGACGAGCTGCGAGACCGAATCACGGAGGCGGCGGAGACGAACGCGCTCCTCAACGCGGTCAAACACGACAGCGAGGCACAGGTCGGGGCGATCATGGGGCCACTCATGGGCGAGAACCCGGAGTTCCGCGAGTACGGCGACGAGATTCCGGGCGTTATCGCCCCGGTCGTCGAGCGGGTCAACGGCATGGATGCCGAGGAACGCCGTGAGCGGCTGGCGGAGTTAGCGCCGGACAAACTCGAAGAACTGGAGAGCGAGGACGAGGGCGAGGACCACCCGCTGCCGGACCTGCCCAACGCCGACGAGTACGATACCGTCCGGATGCGGGTCGCACCGAACCCCAACGGCCCGTGGCACATCGGCCACGCGCGGATGGCCGCCGTCGTGGGGACGTACAAGGAGCGCTACGACGGGGAGTTCATCTGCCGCTTCGACGACACCGACCCCGAGACCAAGCGGCCGGATCTGGACGCCTATGACGCGATTCTGGACGCCATTGACTATCTGGGCTTTGAGCCCGACGACGTAGTCAACGCCAGTGACCGGGTCGAGACGTACTATGAGTACGCCCGCGAACTCATCGACAGAGGCGGGGCCTACACCTGCTCGTGCCCGCAGGGTGAGTTCTCCGATCTGAAAAACAGCGGCGAAGCCTGCCCGCACCGCGAGAAGGACGCCGAGACCACGCGCTCGGAGTTCGAGGCGATGGTCGACGGCGAGTACGACAGCGGCGAGATGGTGCTGCGGGTCCGGACCGACATCACGCACAAGAACCCCGCGCTGCGGGACTTCGTCGCCTTCCGGATGGTCGACACCCCACACCCGCGTGCGGCGGCCGAGGAGTACCGCTGCTGGCCGATGCTGGACTTCCAGAGCGGGCTGGACGACCACCTGCTTGGCGTCACGCACATCATCCGCGGCATCGACCTGCAGGATTCCGCGAAACGCCAGCAGTTCGTCTACGACTACTTCGACTGGGAGTACCCCGAGGTCATCCACTGGGGCCACGTCCAGGTCGACGAGTACGACGTGCCGCTGTCCACGTCGAGCATCGCCGAACTCATCGCGGACGGCGAACTCGCGGGCTGGGACGACCCCCGCGCGCCGACCGTCGCCAGCCTCGAACGGCGCGGCATCCGCGGCGAGGCCGTCGTCGACGCGATGATTCAACTGGGCACGTCCACCTCCAACGTCGATCTGGCGATGTCGTCGATCTACTCGAACAACCGCGACCTCATCGACGACGACTCGGACCGGGCGTTCTTCGTCCGGGACAGCGACGACCATGGCGGCCTCGTCGAGCGCCAGGTCGTCGGCGGTCCGGACGCCGGCGAACCGCCCCTGCATCCGGACTTCGAGGAGCGTGGCCGCCGTGAGATTCCAGTGACCAGTGGCGTCGTGGTCGAGGGCGACGACCTGCCGGACCACGGCGCTCGCATCTGGCTCAAGGGGTACGGCTGTGTCCGCCACACCCGCGACGCTTTCGAGTACACCGGCGACGACATCGACGCCGTCCGCGAGGAGGGCGTCGACGTGATTCACTGGGCACCGGCTGATGGGCCACAGGTCCGCCTCCGGACGATGGACGGCGACGTGTCAGGCGTGGCCGAACCGGGACTGCGCCACTACGACGCCGACGAGGTGGTTCAGTTCGAACGCATCGGCTTCGCCCGCCTCGACGAGGTCGCGGACGACCCGGACACGGAGTCCGTCGCGTACTTCACCCATCCCTGAGGCCGCCGTCACGACGACTCTGCGGTCGGTTCTTCGCCCTGTGTCTCGATCTCGACGCCGCTGAACTCGAACTGGGCGCCGCCGTCCTCGCTGTCGGTAATTTTCAGTTCCCAGCCGTGGGCCTCGGCAATCGTCTCGACTATCGACAGGCCGAACCCGGTGCCGTCATCGTTCGTACTGTAGCCCGATTCGAGAACGGCGTCGCGCTGGTCCGGCGGAATCCCCGGGCCGTCGTCGGCGACGTAGAAGCCGTCCGGCGTGGCTCCGAGCGTTATGGTGACCGCCCCTGCCCCGTCGGCCGCTGGCCCGGATTCGGGAGTAGCACCGTCTCTGCCGTGTTCCACAGCGTTTCGTACGAGGTTCTGGAACAGTTCGACGAGACGGTCGGGGTCGGCCAGTACGCGCTCCGGCGGGTCCCGAATCCGGCGCTCGGCCGCGCTCGTTGGCGCGGCGTCCCACGCTCGAGCGAACGTGTCTCGGAGCGACACCGGTTCGGGGTCGCCGATGTCACGCCCCTCGCGGGCCAGCGTCAGGGTGTGGTCGATGAGCGTCTCCATCCGATTGAGGGCGTCCGTTGCGGCCGTTATCGACTCGCGTACGTCCGCCGAAGCGTCCTGTGACGCCAGTTCCAGATGGCCGCTGGCGACCTGCAAGGGGTTCCGGAGGTCGTGGCTGACGAGGCTGGCGAACTCGTCCAGCCGCTCGTTCTGGAGTTGGAGTTGTCGCTCCCGCCGCTTCTGGTCGGTGATGTCCGTGATGACGGAGACGCTACCGACCACAGAACCACTGAGGCCGCGAATCGGGGCGGCGGCAAGACTCACGTCGACACGGCTCCCGTCTTTTCGCTGGAGTTCCGTTTCGTGGCCCGCCAGACGCTCGCCCTCGAGTACCTGCGCGTGAAGTTCGGCGGTCTGCCGTCGGTTCTCGGCCGGGATGACGGGGACTGTTTCGCCCAGAACCTCGTCGGCAGACCAGCCGAACAGCTCTGTCGCGGCGGGGTTCCAGACTTCGACGACCCCGTCGGTGTCCGTCGCAATAATCGCAAGCGGGGCAGCCTCGACGAGCGTCTCCAGACGCTCGGTCGTCACTGCGAGTTCGGACTCGATTTCCTTTCGCTGTGAGATGTCACGGACGATGCCGACTCGGCCGGACTCACCGCTGGCCAGTTCGATGTCCGCCGCATCGACTTCACAGGGGACCTGTTCGCCGGACGCGGTCCGGATCAGGAACTCTCCCGGCTCGTCGTCCATCGGTTCGGTTTCCATCTGTCCCAGCACCGTCTCGAAGCGTTCGCCGACGAGACTGTCCTCGACGGTACCGACCAGTTCGGCGAACGGGTCGTTGTACGTGACGAACCGGTCGTGCTCGTCGAGGACGTAGACGGGTTCGCTGACGCCCTCGAAAATCGTCTTGTACTGCGCCAGCCGCTGTTCGCGCTGTTTCCGCTCCGTGACATCCCGGAGGACGACGAGCCGGCCAACGAGTCCATCGAACCGGTCGGTAAACGGTGACACTTCTAGTTCGACGAACCGCTGCTGGCCGTCCACGGAGAGCGCGAGTTCCGACCAGTCTGACTGTCCGTCGTCGTCGACCGTGACTTTGTCCCAGGTCGGGATGACGGCGTCTACTTGCTGGCCCACGAGCGTTTCCTCGGGGCCAGCGAGGAGGGTCTCGGCCGCTGGGTTCGCGTGGCTGATACAACCGTCGACGTCCAGAACGAGCGTTCCATCGCCCATCTGCTCGACGATGGTCTCCTGGGCGGCTGGCACCGGGTCGAGTGTCTTGAACGTGTAGAGCCCGGTCGTCATCGCTATCCCGGAGACCCCCCAGGCGAAAATCGTGGCGTCTTCGGGTATCTGTAGGAAGTACTGCTGGGTCAGCGCAATGGTCCAGGGAGCCAGCGCCGCGACGAGGACGGCAGCGGCCTGTGTTCGGTACAGGTGTCGCGAGCGGACGAACAACTGAACGAGAACGATTGTCCCGGCGAGCGCCGCAATCAGAATCGTCGCCATGTGGGCGACGAACACCGCTGTGAGGCCGGTCCCGGGCGTCACCACCAGCGACCCCACGGAGCCGCTGGGCGGGAGGTCGAACAGCGATACGCCCGGAAAGACGAACACGGCCATCAGCATCAGTAGATCAAGCGACAGTAGCCCGACGGCCCGGCGCGTCACCGCCCGGTCGAAGTCGGCGTACTGCAACGCGGCGTGCAGCCAGGAGATGGCGACTGCACCCTGCGCGATGGTCGCGACCTGTCGGGCGAGCAACTGGGTCGACAGCGTCGTCGCGGTGATGTCGACGGCGTAGCTGGCAGCACCGACTGACAGAGCGAGGTGAAACACCACCATCGGCGTCCCGCCAGGGTCCTCCCGCTTGCGCCACGCGAGCAGTGAAAACACCGCGGAAAGGCCCGTCAGGACCCACAGGGCCGTCACGAAGCGGCCGTACATCGTTCCAGTAACGATACTCCTATTCCCACTTCATCTTATCGATAGATGGGTATTATTAGTAAAAAAAAATACGCTTGCCTGTAGTCGGTCTCCTCATTACCCGAATCATGCCTTCTAACTCGACTGGGGCTACTTGCAGTGGTTATTTTAAACTCTCGATGAGCTGAATTACTGTTTGTTGTCATATACCATGGTTAGTAAGACTTTTTACGAACTGCAACACTAGTGTCAAATGGTCACGAGGTGATGGCCAATGGCACTGCCAACAACCACACCGAGTTCCTGGATGCGCGGTCTTGACCTCCCGTCCCGCCTACTCGAAACCGGTAGCGACGACTACGAACTATATGAAGAGGACGACGAGTTCGTCCTCAACGTCGAGCTCCCGGGCTTTGACGTCGAGGACATCGACGTCTCCTGGGACGACGGCATGTTGAACATCGCCGCCGAACGTGAGGACGAACAGCGCGGCGAGCGTCGGACGTACCACCGACGCTTCCGGTTCCCGAAGCGGGTCGACGACGAGGGTATCGCCGCGAACTACACCAACGGTATCCTCAAGGTGCGCCTGCCCGTCGAGGTAGGCGCGACGGCCCGCGGCAAGCAGATCGAGGTCGAAGGCTGACCGTCGGGCCACAGGCGTACCGCCCGAGAACCGAGCTTTTTCGCTTCGTTCAGAACGATGCAACTGACTGTCAGGCCACTCAAGAACAGAGAGCCGGGGAGTGGGATGGCAGTCATCGACCGGCAGGCTCCGGCGGACAGCGAGTTCAGCAGCGGTGACTTCGTTCGCCTGCAGGAACGCAGCAGTGACCAGTCGGCTATCGCGACCGTGTGATCCAGCGACTGTGGTGGCACTGGTCGGTGCTGAGGCGTCGTTGGACGCCCGCGATGCCGACGCCTCGCTCGACCACGGCGTCGAGAGCGAATAGCGTCGGGCTTATGTCCGCGACGGCCCGACTGTAGCCCGTGACAGATACCGCTCCCGAGTCGGTAACCGTCCAGCGGGATATCCCGTTCCACGAGATGGACGGCGTGACGCTGACGCTTGACCTGTACGACTCGCCAGCGGCCAGCGGCCCGAAACCGGTTGCCGTGCTTGTCCGCGGTGGCGCGTTCAGGTCCGGCGACAAGGGCGAGTTCGCACGGCACGCACTCGACCTCGCGGCGGACGGCTTCCTCGTCATTGAGCCCCAGTACCGCCTCGCGCCGGAGTGGACGTTCCCGGCGGCGTTGGTCGACGTGAAAGCCGCTATCGAGTGGGCCAGAACGGAGGGCGAGAGCTACGGCGCGGACACTGACCACATCGTCGGCGTTGGCCACTCGGCGGGCGCGAATCTCGTTGTCTTGGCAGCTCTGACGGCGGATGAACCCGGTTTTGAACCCGAGCTGTACCCCGGCGCGTCCTCGGGACTGTCGGCTGTCGTCGGCTACGCCGGCATCTACGACTTCCACGCACTCGATAACGCCGCTGACGACGAAGCCGACGCGCCCCACCGCGCGTATCTCACCGGCGGACCCGACGACGAACCCGCGGCCTACGACCTCGCCTCGCCGGTCGGGCAGGTGAACACCGACGCCCCGCCGACGCTGTTGCTCCACGGGACCAACGACGACGTCGTCCCGCCAGCCCAGTCCGAGCTACTGGCCGACGCGCTCGGGCCGATGACCGATGTCGTCCACGAGACGGTGCCGTCGGATCACGGCTTCCCCTTCCACGGGGCGAACTACGATGACGTGTACGAACGGACCGTCGAGTTCATCCGGCGGGTCGGAGTCGGCGGTCCGGATACCGGTGACGCGGCCGGTGCAGGCGAGAGAACCGGCTTGCCCGGCGGCAACCTGCCGGGACCGGCCGACCGTATCGATGATCTCGGACCGGGGGACACTCGGGGCCCGGATCGCCGCGACGGCCCCGGATTCTGACGGTCAGGTCGAAAAGTTAAGTAGCTCCCAAAAGTGAGATAAGATACCAATGGCCATAGATCCGGAGTTCGAGGAGAACCGCGACGTTGTCGAACAGCACGACGGACACGACGTTTGGGGGCCGGTCGACGAACCCGAGGAACTGGGTATCCACGGGACACACGTCGCCGTCGACTTCGATATCTGCATCGCCGACGGCGCGTGTCTGGAGGATTGCCCTGTCGACGTATTCGAGTGGGTCGACACGCCGGATCATCCGGAGAGCGAAATCAAGGCCGACCCCGCCCACGAGGAGCAGTGCATCGACTGCATGCTCTGTGTCGACGTGTGTCCGGTCGATGCCATCGACGTGGACCCGGGCCGCGCCGGTCGCATCTGAGCTATCGGACCCCCTGTTTCCGCGGGATTACAGCATTCCACACCCTAAATATAAACGCCCCATAGCTGTCAGGCTGTCGTCATACAGCGTGTTACCTGGATTCTACAACCCCTGAGACAGATACGCCTACCTGTCATACAGATTTGTAAACATACATTTATTATAGATTCTTGTGTGAGATACACTCACGAGGGTCGTGATACCATGCACACAGTCGTTATGACGAAAGGCGTTCCGGACTTCCGCGAGGGACAGGTATCGTTCGACGAGGATGGCCATCTCGAACGCGGGAAGACACCGACGGTGATGAACCCCAACGACAAGCACGCGCTTCGGGCGGCGTTCCAGACGAAAGTCCGCAACGGGGGGCACGTCTCGCTGATGAGCATGGGGCCGCCGGGATACAAAGAGGTCTTACAGGAGGGGATGCGGGACGTGTACGCTGACGACCTGTACCTCCTCTCGGACCGCGAGATGGGGGCCGCGGACACCTGGGCCACGGCGATGACCGTCGCCACCGGCCTGCAGAAACTAGCGGAGCAGCCCGACCTGGTGTTTGCCGGGTTCAAAACTGCTGACGGCGAGACGGGTCACACCGGCCCACAGACCTGCTGGTGTCTGGACTGGCCGATGATTACCCACGTCGTCTCGCTCGACATCGACGAGGACGCCGGTACCGTCCGGGCCAAGCGGCTGGTCGATGGCGACATCTCCGAGATCGAGACGGTCGAAGCGCCGATGCCGTGTTTCATCGTCGCTGACCCCGAGTTCGAACCGACCTACCGGAAGGCGAGCCACCGGCTGAACCACAAGGACCTCCGCGAGGAGACCCAGAAGCGGGCCGAAGAGTACGAGGACTATCTCACGGTCTGGGACCACGAGGACCTCAATCTCGACCCGGACTACATCGGTCTCGACGGGTCCCCGACCATCGTCTCCGGCGTCGACCCGATTCCGAAGGCTCCCTCCGAGCGTGAGGCGACGATTATTGAAGCCGACGACAGCGAGGCGCTGGAGCCGATACTGGACGAACTTACGCCGTACGCGGTAGGTGACTGACCATGCCTGACATCGACCCCACGGAACACGAGATCGCCGAGCTAGGCCCGAAAATCAAGGACGTCGACGACGCGGACGAACTGCGGGCGATGCTGGCGCTGGAGGAAGACGGCGAGGATCGAGTCCCGGTCAAGACGCTCATCGAGGACCGCATCGACAAGGTCGAATCAGAAGACGACGGCGAACTCGATCCGGAGAGCGTCGACCTCTCTGCTCTCACTGTCGCCGACGTGGCGAACATGGTTCGAGAGGTCGACGACGGCGACGTGCTCAGAGACCTGCTCGAACGCGAGAAAGCGGGCCAGGACCGCAAGACGGCGAAGTCCCAGATAGAGAGCCGCATCGAGTCCGTCGAGGGGACCGAGGAAACCGAAGGTGAGGAGACGGCGGAAGTCGAGTACGTTCCGCCGGAGGAGAAGTATC
The genomic region above belongs to Haloarcula hispanica ATCC 33960 and contains:
- a CDS encoding Hsp20/alpha crystallin family protein; its protein translation is MALPTTTPSSWMRGLDLPSRLLETGSDDYELYEEDDEFVLNVELPGFDVEDIDVSWDDGMLNIAAEREDEQRGERRTYHRRFRFPKRVDDEGIAANYTNGILKVRLPVEVGATARGKQIEVEG
- a CDS encoding alpha/beta hydrolase; the encoded protein is MTDTAPESVTVQRDIPFHEMDGVTLTLDLYDSPAASGPKPVAVLVRGGAFRSGDKGEFARHALDLAADGFLVIEPQYRLAPEWTFPAALVDVKAAIEWARTEGESYGADTDHIVGVGHSAGANLVVLAALTADEPGFEPELYPGASSGLSAVVGYAGIYDFHALDNAADDEADAPHRAYLTGGPDDEPAAYDLASPVGQVNTDAPPTLLLHGTNDDVVPPAQSELLADALGPMTDVVHETVPSDHGFPFHGANYDDVYERTVEFIRRVGVGGPDTGDAAGAGERTGLPGGNLPGPADRIDDLGPGDTRGPDRRDGPGF
- a CDS encoding PAS domain S-box protein, encoding MYGRFVTALWVLTGLSAVFSLLAWRKREDPGGTPMVVFHLALSVGAASYAVDITATTLSTQLLARQVATIAQGAVAISWLHAALQYADFDRAVTRRAVGLLSLDLLMLMAVFVFPGVSLFDLPPSGSVGSLVVTPGTGLTAVFVAHMATILIAALAGTIVLVQLFVRSRHLYRTQAAAVLVAALAPWTIALTQQYFLQIPEDATIFAWGVSGIAMTTGLYTFKTLDPVPAAQETIVEQMGDGTLVLDVDGCISHANPAAETLLAGPEETLVGQQVDAVIPTWDKVTVDDDGQSDWSELALSVDGQQRFVELEVSPFTDRFDGLVGRLVVLRDVTERKQREQRLAQYKTIFEGVSEPVYVLDEHDRFVTYNDPFAELVGTVEDSLVGERFETVLGQMETEPMDDEPGEFLIRTASGEQVPCEVDAADIELASGESGRVGIVRDISQRKEIESELAVTTERLETLVEAAPLAIIATDTDGVVEVWNPAATELFGWSADEVLGETVPVIPAENRRQTAELHAQVLEGERLAGHETELQRKDGSRVDVSLAAAPIRGLSGSVVGSVSVITDITDQKRRERQLQLQNERLDEFASLVSHDLRNPLQVASGHLELASQDASADVRESITAATDALNRMETLIDHTLTLAREGRDIGDPEPVSLRDTFARAWDAAPTSAAERRIRDPPERVLADPDRLVELFQNLVRNAVEHGRDGATPESGPAADGAGAVTITLGATPDGFYVADDGPGIPPDQRDAVLESGYSTNDDGTGFGLSIVETIAEAHGWELKITDSEDGGAQFEFSGVEIETQGEEPTAESS
- a CDS encoding electron transfer flavoprotein subunit beta/FixA family protein, translated to MHTVVMTKGVPDFREGQVSFDEDGHLERGKTPTVMNPNDKHALRAAFQTKVRNGGHVSLMSMGPPGYKEVLQEGMRDVYADDLYLLSDREMGAADTWATAMTVATGLQKLAEQPDLVFAGFKTADGETGHTGPQTCWCLDWPMITHVVSLDIDEDAGTVRAKRLVDGDISEIETVEAPMPCFIVADPEFEPTYRKASHRLNHKDLREETQKRAEEYEDYLTVWDHEDLNLDPDYIGLDGSPTIVSGVDPIPKAPSEREATIIEADDSEALEPILDELTPYAVGD
- a CDS encoding 4Fe-4S dicluster domain-containing protein produces the protein MAIDPEFEENRDVVEQHDGHDVWGPVDEPEELGIHGTHVAVDFDICIADGACLEDCPVDVFEWVDTPDHPESEIKADPAHEEQCIDCMLCVDVCPVDAIDVDPGRAGRI
- a CDS encoding glutamate--tRNA ligase, translating into MDDELRDRITEAAETNALLNAVKHDSEAQVGAIMGPLMGENPEFREYGDEIPGVIAPVVERVNGMDAEERRERLAELAPDKLEELESEDEGEDHPLPDLPNADEYDTVRMRVAPNPNGPWHIGHARMAAVVGTYKERYDGEFICRFDDTDPETKRPDLDAYDAILDAIDYLGFEPDDVVNASDRVETYYEYARELIDRGGAYTCSCPQGEFSDLKNSGEACPHREKDAETTRSEFEAMVDGEYDSGEMVLRVRTDITHKNPALRDFVAFRMVDTPHPRAAAEEYRCWPMLDFQSGLDDHLLGVTHIIRGIDLQDSAKRQQFVYDYFDWEYPEVIHWGHVQVDEYDVPLSTSSIAELIADGELAGWDDPRAPTVASLERRGIRGEAVVDAMIQLGTSTSNVDLAMSSIYSNNRDLIDDDSDRAFFVRDSDDHGGLVERQVVGGPDAGEPPLHPDFEERGRREIPVTSGVVVEGDDLPDHGARIWLKGYGCVRHTRDAFEYTGDDIDAVREEGVDVIHWAPADGPQVRLRTMDGDVSGVAEPGLRHYDADEVVQFERIGFARLDEVADDPDTESVAYFTHP